Sequence from the Epinephelus moara isolate mb chromosome 19, YSFRI_EMoa_1.0, whole genome shotgun sequence genome:
atgcatttcTTTTCAGTCTgggttttattgtcttttacTGTTCATGGTAttaatattgttgttgttttttttgtataagTTTTCTTTGCTCCATGACATTGTTGTCAATCCTGTACTGCTTTGCAAGACTTTTTAGGCTGAAACTTTTATCCTTGTCTGTAAAGTGATTAGAGTGTCATGAAGACACACCCCTACATTCTGGTTCATATATGAAGagttcagtttctttttttgttttagttttcacTATGTTCATATCTATATTAACATTTACTTTATTGGCCCATTTTAGCTTTTGTATTACACACTgatacacatttttattttaatttctgctgtaacgGTGTCCTACAGAAGGCCTGGAAAGATAGGGCTATAAGCTCTTTGAGTATGATGAAGCTCTCTGACTGGACTCtgaaataactaaataaaaagaaaatttcaaaaaaatacatataaagtagttattattattattgctattattataaGTTAATAAAATATGGATGTGTGTTTAAACTCACCTGTCAAAGCTGTATGTACCTGGGTGACTGATTGACCTCTTCATCTGAGCAGATGGACAGAAAGAAGACATTTCTGTTAGTACAACAGCATTTATCAGTGTAAGATGTGCACAGTCCTGCAGCTTACTGAATGCGTACATTTCAAGAGACACTTTCtgcatgtaattttaaaaaaggaactgATAATGTGAGCTTCAGCTACAAGCTAAGATGGTCAATAATGtaccctttttttgttttaaataactgGGTGCAACTAACAAAGGAAAATACAGTGTAATCTAATTTTACAGACAATTAACTAGTTTGTCTCCTCCAATCGTTTTACAATACATATCTAAcaattttgatttctttttggcATTATTGGGAGTTTATCTTTACAGAGACCTCCATTTCAGCCTGCAGGTGTCAGGTGATTGATcataatgatgatgaaaaacaaatgcagaaagaaaaaacaatacaacagaAACACAGCTAGAAccaaattaaagctgtgtgtttgctgtgacTGAATAGTTTGAGTAGTTTTCAGGTCTGTGCAAACTGTTTTTCACACTCTTGGGCAAACAGTACAAATACTTTTTTCGCTTTTTTATTCAATTGAAAGCATCTAAAGGATTTAGTATCTTGGTTAAAATTCTCTAATAACAAGATTAAAGGTATTCTTATCAATGATGTTTCTTTATGTTACATAAgcaaatatctaaaaaaaaaaaaaaaaaaaagataaaaacaaatattattatcttatttgGCCTTGTACATCCACTATTGCTAACTCTTTTTTTGTGAAAGTAACAACACTTGATGTACTtcaatgttgcagctggtaaaagtgGGGCAAATTTCAACAGCTTTATATACTGCCGGATAGCTTAATCTGTAACtatattttataatttattagtttgtattttgtattgataatctgaatctgtaCAGCAACAAGTAACTAATACTGTACAATAAAttaagtgaagtaaaaagtataTTACTACCTTCCAAACTGTAGCGGAGTACAAATATAGAGCAGcgtaaaatggaaatactcgagtacaagtacctcaaaactatACTTAAGTACAGCACTTGAGCAAATGTACTTCGCTACATTCGACAACACTCCTAAATGAGAAGTCCTACGTCTAATATTTAGATGTAGAAAAGAAGAGGTTAAACAGACttgaaaatattaataaaatatactGTGCAGTGATTGAATGTAAACAAGTACATTTTAAGTACTTTGCTTACATAAGTACAAGTTTGAGGTACTCGCCAGTCGCCATTTGCATCTTCATGCCcctttactccactacatttcacaGGAAAACATTGATCTTTTAACTCCACTGCATTTATTCGATaattttagttactttacatATTAAGAATTTtgaatacaaaacacacagaggcttataaattttttttaaaagcatttagtcgattaatcaattagttgattgAGAGAAAATTAATTGTAAACTATTGTGATTGCTTGTCTTTTcttcctgtaaaaacatttcatcattccagctttttaaaagtgaggatttgctgcttttctttaattatttaaattaatttataatcattgagtaaaaatgtgtttcaaatgttaataattaaaaacaaatattcagtGCATCTTCCACAATAAACATTTTGACTGCAGGCTCTTCTATGGTCAGAATTTACCACACTGGGAAGAGGTCAGTTTTTTTATACATCCCCAAAACACACTAGTGTAGACTTGAAATAGCTATAGAAAGTGTAATTACCCTTTCAGGAGGTCggaggtcaggggtcaaacTCTGGTTGGCGAGGGTCATACACTCTTCCAAAGTCCTGATGAAAGTTGCACAGGTTGCACTGAGGAGAGAGGCctggagagagagtgagggaatAACAATTATCTGTAGTTGTTACTGCATCACTCACACTTTAGTACAAGTGTTTAAGTCCTCTTAAAAGACAAGATGAACTTAAAGTACTGATGTTACTCTTGGagacaaataacaacaaatgtGTCATCTTACAATAGTAATCTTCTGTCTGCACTGAGGTTTGTTTTTGGTGTATTTGATGGTGCAAACTTCTCACTGATGAACATTTACTGGTGCTATAAAACTTATTAAGATATGATTCCTAAAATGGGAACAGACATTACACTATGCAATCAACCTTTGCCTCATAATGATACGTTATAGCGACAAAAAACTTGTCTGCATCCATTTAAgttataataatttaaaaaagaaatcaaaagaaGATCACTTAGAAGTTGTGAGTCTAACTtattgaaaataaagaaaaatgtgactgtcaaaagaaacaaaattagtTTGGGGTCAACAGATGACGTGTTACCTCAGAGGTGGGCGTTTCCTCTGTGTCAGCAGTGTGCTGTGATTGGATCGTTTGGACCTGCTGGACGAGGAGATCGCAGTACAGACGAAGTTCAGACATTTTTGTCTTCAGACAATCTGGACCTGGcaaacgacacacacacacacacacacataaatcttTTACTAGACTTCACACTGTGTGCCATTTGCCGTATTTGATCAATTTTACCATTTACCAATTGTTATAATTAGCCGCTCATGCTAAAATTGCTCCTTCTTCATACAAGTTTAGCTCTACAACATGACACACACTGTATTTGTGAATGTATGCGGTACTTCAGATGATGGCACTTAAAACACTAATTTCCCTTCACACAGTATAACCACTATCACAAAGACAAATTCAAAGAGAAGTCACGAGCTAAACTGTCTtacaaacaggtgttttttttatcatttgtttaGATGTCATTTTCCCAAAAAAAGGGAACAAATACAAATGAGGCTGACAAACAGATTTACATAAAACTCTGTGTACCTTTGTGTTTGTGACTGTCTAGTGTTCCAGCTTTGGACGAGCCTAAAGCCACCAGccacctctgtctctctgcagcgTTCACAGCTCGAACGTAAAAATGCTGCTCACCAGGAATTATCAGCTCTAGACGCGTTGGATCTGTCGGATGaactgaaatataaaacattaacaGTGTTTTAAGGATGTATTTAGATTTGTTTCATACCATGAGTGAGGACAGGTGAAGCATACAGGGTCAGCAAATAAAATCATCTGCCaggaaaacatttcaaacagcaGTCTGACCTTTAATGTCACACACGGACATCTTGATAGATCCTTTGCTTCCTTTACCAACATCATCCTCGCTGTCATAATAAGAGATGACTCCATTCTCTAGGACAAACCAGCGTGGCTGCCAGCCTGAGGACAGAAAACGGACTCAGTTAACAAACGTTTTATtggacaaaataacaataaaagtgtacattttcaacatgaattgatacacaaatagtcatttgaggggtgaagtattcctttaagaggtATTCCACTGATGTAATAcatagggatgcacaatattatGGGCACGTCATCTGTTTctgccaatattggctttaaaatgaatgaatcagaaTCGACCAACATGCTTAATTTGCACAATCAATTAATATTACATACCATggaaagtattgtatttcatgtctcatctgctggtgggcatcatgataagagtatgcatgcataatatgatgtgaaTGCTATACTTGATGATCagtaaaattaggtggggaaaaagtgaATATATCAATGTCAGGATCAGTTATCTGTCAAATAAGTTGTTACATATATCAGATATCTGCAAAAAATCCAACATCGTGCATCACTATTAGTACAGTGCAGCACTTCTATCAAACTGGGAGACTGACAAGGGACAGATTAAAATTGATACACCAGAAGCTATTGCAGATATTACAGAAATGCTGAATCTGTAAATGCTATAGTTGCAACGGAAGATTTTTTCATTGCTGATTAATCTacacattattttcttgatttacTAATTAGTTAAATAGTCAATAAAATGACAGAACGTTGTGAAAATGTTCATCACAGTTTTCTAAATCCAAAAATCTGAAAACTGGTGGTTTTACCGTCAAAAATCTCAGTATTCAAATCATTCATTTAGTATGTAAGTAGtaacagcaaaatatatttaaagtattaaaagtaaaagtgctaactttatctatctatctatctatctatctatctatctatcggaatccgaaatactttattgattccTGAGGGTGTGATGCATTACAGTCACTccaatgtaaagaatagagaattaaaATAAGTAAGAATAATTGTATGAAACAGAAGTAcataaatataatgtaaaaaaaataaaataaaatagaaacagaAATGCGTAATTGCGTAAGTACTTACTTAATATACACTAGTGCTTACTtaaaatattaagaataaaatatGTTCACTGTGCTGAGTCTGTAAGTGTGTAAAATATACATATGTGTTCATTGTGCTACATTACACTGTACAAACTAGTATGTTACATTCAGAAACATAAGTTCACTACAATATATGTATCGatagaacaaaaacaacaataagaATGAACATAATGTTATGTGCATTATTATGTACATTCAGGGGGTGTTGGTGAGAATATACAGCTGATAATTATATGAAtgaatatacattttacaatgttatcacataaaaataaaaaaataaaatattttttcctcttaaaatttttccttttaaaatgtaatgggGTAAAAGTATTAAGTGGCAGAAAATGTAAATTATATTAAGTCTGCAGATACctcataaaaatatttaagtGCAGTGCTTTAGTAAACGTTGTTTAGTAACTTCTCACCACTGCATGTTGAATATCAATAACTTGAGTAATTAGTTATCATTAGGTGACAGCAGTGGTGCAGCTAGTATATGTCATATATCCTTACACAGCCACATTAGCTTGTTAGCTGCGATGTTAACGGTTAAATGTGGTTGGAGAATATGTTAAAATGGCTATTAGCACTGACAGCTAACACAAACATCGCCATTCATGACTCAGCCACTGTGTCTGCGTCTGGTCAGAAGGACAGTTAGCTTAAACAGCTGCGAGACATAAAGACAGACGACTCACCTGTCATGTAATTCGTCCATTTGTACAGAATCCCCTCCATGGCTGCACCTCACATCGGCTAGCTTAGCCTGTTAGCTTCTCGATGTAGCTCAagctagttaagctaacgttcgCTCTCCCACCCTCGACTGACAGCGGGTTAGAAAATAACCACCATCGTGAGCTGCTACGTGTCTAAAAATTAGTGAACTGCTGGTAACTAGTGAGAGCTGACTGGCAGTGTCGGCAGAATAATATCATGCTGACGGTTAGTTTGTGCTAAGATGTTCATAAACTGACCAGCTAACTTATGAGCAGTCAGCTGATGGagaaaaaatgtcaacaaaagaGCAGGTTTCTCTACGGAAGGCTGCAAGGGACATTCCACAAGATGAATGAGGAGAATGGAAATGTTTAACATGACGTGTTGAGGAAGTATTCGTGTCCTTTAGTTTAGTAAAAGTACGAATAACACATTGTAAATActtgtaaatatttaaaacctTGCTGAAGTTAAAGTATGCAGCCTGAATggtatcagcaaaatgtacctTAGAGTATGAAAAGTACCCAAAAGaagacagtaaaatgttccctgcCAGTGTTTTACAGCAGTAGAACATGTATTAAGATCAGGGGCGTAAACATAGACAGTGCAAGAAGtgggttgcactggggcccatgaggTGGAGGGGCCCATAAAGAGAGTGGTCAGTAGCATCTATAACAAATCATATGCTTATTCCAAATAAACTATAACTAACTGACAGACTCCCATTacgaagtaagggaggctggtcacaCGAGACTAGCTGCAATAGAGCTaatattattcatttttgtACTGTTTGACAatgcagtgtattttttttaaatcttcatCTGCAAAGCATGAAAttaagacaacaacaacaatacaatatttttaaaaatggtaagAGCTAAGAAGAATAGTATGtacagaggcaaaaacaaaacagaaggaaataaaacacaaaaattacaaatcacaaaagtacaaatcaggcattaaaagaaaaagctttcctttaaaaatatcttttaggcaatgatttaaaatttaatttttttaatttaatatgctttattaatccccgaggggaaattcaatatttttcactctgtttgtcaattacacacaggtccgaacacacacatgcacaaactggacctatacatgcactaagtggagagatgtcagagtgggctgcccatgacaggcgctctgagcggttgaggggttcggtgccttgctcaggggcacctcggcagtgcccaggaggtgaactggcacctctccaggtGCCTTAAagggtaattgaggaatggacacataatttgaggtagccaacaacctgattttatacatctgaagaactatTAAACTATTAActattaaaaattaaactgcTTGGCAAACAAACCAGGCATTTGAGGCAGGTGTTGATTcatcaaaatgtgtagccacaccaggctagtcgTGGTGCATTCAAGTGAGGTTGCATTTAGTTTATGTGTCTCTATACATACTGTTTGTATATCACTCTGTACTTAACTGCTTTTGCACTTCTGGTTAGATGCTAAACTGCATTTCATCATCTTAGTACCTGTTGTACTCTGTGTAATTACAATCAAGTTGATTTTAATCTAATAAGTGGAGATTCCTGATTTTTCTCCATGCAACAAGTTGTAATGtgtgctgacattttttaaatatcttaacATCAGgtgaaaatgcagaaaacacaaaagcattttttttaaaaaggtaacaAGGCAACAGAGATGTAAGCAAGAACATGTGACTGACAGCTTCATGATTTTCAAATCAAAACAGGTCAAAGTTATTAGAGACTGCAGCTTACTAGTTAATTTACTGTACATAGTTATTTTAAAGGAAaggatcatttaaaaaaaaagacattttcagcagctcCAATGAAGTAAtatcaagtaagattttaacAATCAGCATGACCTTCTATAATACAATTAATGAGTTCCGTCTGGAGGACAAACTGTGTGACGCTGTGATCAGAGTTGATGGCGTCGACTTTAACGTCCACATGGTCatcctctgcagctgcagctcgtACTTCAGGTGAGCTGGTGGATTCtgaatttatttcatttcatgatATTTATCATGTGattaaatgtaatataatgcAGAAAGATTTAGGAGGTTTTGAAGGTCTTTGCTGGAGTTGGACTCCAGTTTGGACTGGCCAAACTTTCAGGGGTCacattgcattatgggaaacaGGTGCAAGATTTTGAAAAGGTAGAAATAAGATGATATCTCTGGTTCTGCAGCATCAATTTTGAAATGCTAAAAGGGTGAAATACTTTTAGAAATTGTAGAGCTAAGACAGAAATATCCTCTTAAAAAGCCAGTTCCTATGACTTAAATGGATTCCTCTGAATCTTGATCCCACAGAGATCTCTTCCGCAGTAAGACGTCAACATCCGAGCAGCAAGTCTACACTTTTTCCCAGGTGTCACCCACTACAATGAGCCTCATTCTAGACTATGCCTACACCGGCCTTGTTGTGGTGACGGAGGAGAACGTACTGGAGCTGCTGGCGGGAGCAGACCACTTTGCCATCAAGGGCATTGTACAGGCCTGCTGCAACCTCCTGGAGCAGCAACTTAATTACAAGAGCTGCGTCCACATCTGGATGTTGGCGGGCTCCCACAAATGTACTGAGCTGAGGCAAAAGGCCTATCTCTACATCCTGCATCACTTTGAGGAGGTCACAGAGCACTCTGAGAAGTTACTGCAGCTCTCTGTGGGGCAGATGGCAGATTTAATCGAGAAGGACGAGCTCAACGTGAGGCAGGAGAGCGCCGTGTTTGAGGCCATCCTCCGCTGGATCAACTATGCACCTGAGGAACGCAGGGGTCACATGGCCACACTGCTGAGCAAGGTGACAAAAGGCTGGAACAGAATTATTAGGCTCATCTGATATTTCTTGCCTCATGATCTGACTGAGCTGCCATTTTGACTGGCTTCATTGTTTAGACAGAGAGTCTGGGAGTTGGGTTATGTTGTCTTGTTTCGCCCTAACCAGTCACTAACTGTTAACCTATCCACACTGTAGACATTATTGCCAGTTGACATAGAAACTGCTGTAACAGTTGCTAGGAACAATTAACCGACTGTTGTTCTTGACAATCAAAGTCACAAGTCTTGTGTCCATTTTCATGTTtgagtcattatgttttctggttgtcagtccatccatccatccatccatccatcccatgAACACAATTTCTGAAGAATGCCTTGGGgaaatttcttcagatttggcacaaactgattggattttggagttcaaaggtcacagtgacctcaaaaacaggtttttggccataactcaagaccTCATATGCTAATTAGGACAAAATtgtatatccaaaaggtcaaaggtcatcttcactgtgacatcataatgctcagcaaaacacttttctagTCATTATTCAACATcgtaactcaggaacagaagagaaaacatttggtcagatactaaattgGTGAAACTTATCTTAAACTATGCTGATTGTATCGATCTTCTGcgctgctgggttgaagatgtgtccATGTTTTATTATGTAGCTTCCtagcagcaacatccatatttaaaacattgtcagctgtcattgCTACATATGAGTCCGCGATGGCATttgaggtggtaattctagttctaTCACTGTCTTGCACAGATGTTGCTATTTTTGCAACCATAGCACAGGAAGATTATGTCCCCCATTcaaagctctgattggtcaactGTTTTACAAACTGGGGAGAAAATTTTATTTAgtttcaaaaaacaaataacattaaattCTTTTTGCTTCAACATTGTAAAACGATAAAACAGGAAAACTTCCAAAGGggaattaattatttttatagGCCTTGTAATTTTCAGGGCCTATAAACCCTTGTTTCAGTTGTCTCAAGCAAAAACAGACATCAAGTAAGCTTTGGAAAACAGATGATGATTTAAACATATCTTTTTCCTTTGGTGATGGCCATGGTATACAAGGTTGTGTTTTTTGCCTCCAACTGGTTGCCTATATTTGTATAAGAGAACAAGGTATTAactacttttaaaaacattaatagcCAGTGGAGTGTCTACACTAAATTATCCTTTCAGGGGCTGATATCTCTAACAGTCTCCTTGTCTCTGTCCAGGTGCGCCTGCTGTTAATGTCCAGTAAGTACTTGGTTAATACTGTGATGGTGAATGCTCTGGTGATGAAGAGTCCATTATGCAGGACCATGGTGATCCACACCCTAAACACCCTGCTTAAGTCCAAAACAAGGAGACCTCTGACCCGCACACGCCTGCCCTCTGCTGTGCTGTTGGCTATTGGTGGTTGTATGAATGATGCTCCAACCAACAGGATTCATTTATACAATGTTCGAGCTGACAGCTGGGTGACAgtgaacaacagcagagaggctcCTCGAACGTTCCATGGATGCGTCTTCCTCAATGGATTTGTCTACTGTGTTGGAGGCTATAATGGGTTTAAATATTTAAGAAGTGTACGAAAGCTTGACCTTGTCACCCAAACCTGGCAAAACGTGGGGTCAATGCGCTTAGTCCGCTGCTATGTCAGCGTGGTTGCACTGGATGGCTGCATATATGCCATGGGAGGCTGTAATAAAAGTGGAAGACTCAAAACTGCAGAGCGATACCAGCCTGACACCAGCCAGTGGACTCTGATTGCACCAATGCATGAATACAGGAGCAATGCCAGCGCCACGACACTGCACGGCAAGGTAGGTGGAACTGAGGACCTTAAAGAGCAATCCAACAGCAGCTGGGAATGTTTTTGTGCAGACCTCCAGTGGTTTAACTCCCTGCCTTGTTGCAGTGATGCAGATGTGTACATGTGGCAGCATGACTATCAATAACTGACATCGTCATATCGAATTTTTTCTAGGTGTACATTTGCGGTGGCTTCAACTGGGCTGAACCTCTGTCAACTGCTGAGTGCTATGACCCTCACGCCAACCAGTGGACACTGATCACCCCCATGGGAAATGGGTATGATTCGACTCTGGCCGTCGCCTACAAAGATCAAATCTATGTAGTAAGCAGAGCACAACACATTGATGTCAGCACACTTAGATACCCCGAAACAAACGAGATAGGAATGGACTGAAatccaaacatggatgtttaaTTTTATCTggtttggggggggggttctGGGACTTTGGGGGGTTGTAATGACCTGAGTGCCTATTTACATTCTACAACTACACACAAGTTACACATGTACTGCTTTTCCACCAAATGAGCGATGGTTCCTGAACTAGTTCTGTTCATGATTCCTGGAACGTTGGTGCTGTGTAGTGAACCAGCCTGTGTTTCCACCACTTTTGAGCAGAACCATTGTAATTTCGGAAGTGTCGTCAACAGAGGTCGTTGGAAATGCACAGTGGTGGTAAACAATGGTAGAAAAATCGTGGTTCTCGATGctatatccattcacaattctctctctatcccactcccactgctttgCTAAGACCTCTCCATTCATGATATTTTCTGTTCTGTCACCAGATCACCAATTTCTGTTCGTCATTGCTGACTTAAATTTCTGCTTGGTTGCTGGGCcttattttcttttcaacattCTATGTAAGTTGCTCTTCAATGAtcttaatttctgtttggtcttttgaccttttattttcattttggttctTGCTGACCTTTTATTATGTTCAATATGAAGACACCCATGGTCTTTGGACCTCATGCACCATTCACTGTATCTTCAGTTTGGTCGTTGGTGTATCATTTCATTATAAATCTCTATTTATCtacttttctttctcctttaaGTCATCAATTTAGACCTTTTCTGATCTCATTCATGGCTTCATTTTCATGGCTTCACACACCCACTGTTATCATCACAGTTTGTGCTTCACGTCaagaaaaaactgttttttttggttccagctgagaaccaacttTCAGGTTCtgagcatttttgttttttggtcaaaatgctctgaatgATTCAGCTTAGGTGCAGGAACAGAGACAGAACCAgctccatgttggtggaaaaggagtAGTGAGGAGTTGTTAACTGGACCTTTgtaggcaaaaacaaaaatagaattATATTCTGGTATTTCATAGAAGGCTGTAAAACTGAATTTATACCATAAATTGACATAAACAGACTTTTTTGGTGGCTAGACAAAAAAATTCTTGGTGTCGGGGTTGAGCTTTTACCTGTACTGGAGTATTTTTCCATTGTGGTATAAAAGATTTAAATGTTTCACCATTCCTCTCCCAGGTTGGTGGCCTAAGAGAAAATTCACATACGAGCAGAGTCATCGCATATGACCCACAATCAAACCAGTGGAGTATGGTGAATCACATGATTAACCCTCGCAGCAGCTTTGGCATCGCTGTGTTGGAGGACCAGCTGTATGTGGTTGGAGGGCTGAACGATTATGGCACCATCTCTAAGGTGGAGCGCTATGATGAAAAGACTAACGCGTGGTCCGTCGTCCAGGACATGGAGGTGCCCTGCAGCGACCTCAGCTGCTGTGTGGTGGAGCGATGCCCCTTCACTGCTGCATACCTGTCATAACCATATCAAGCCTCATCTACATGtggatttatattttgtataaaTCTGAATCTTTAAACtgaagctgtcaaataaatattagtggagtaaaaagtgcaatatttgcccgagatgtagtggagtagaagcataaagttgcataaaatggaaatactcaagaaCCTTGAATTAGTACTTAGGTACAGTAATTGAGTAAACTTCACCAAGTTATAGCCTTATAATTCAGGTAGTTCAGTATTATGAAGTATGC
This genomic interval carries:
- the LOC126406855 gene encoding pleckstrin homology domain-containing family A member 3-like, encoding MEGILYKWTNYMTGWQPRWFVLENGVISYYDSEDDVGKGSKGSIKMSVCDIKVHPTDPTRLELIIPGEQHFYVRAVNAAERQRWLVALGSSKAGTLDSHKHKGPDCLKTKMSELRLYCDLLVQQVQTIQSQHTADTEETPTSEASLLSATCATFIRTLEECMTLANQSLTPDLRPPERMKRSISHPGTYSFDRSGVLKEYLSGGQRSTQRRNRTCSDSSVYDTERKTRTAFFSIVSGGKELRVEAAIPQCLG
- the LOC126406338 gene encoding kelch-like protein 10; protein product: MTFYNTINEFRLEDKLCDAVIRVDGVDFNVHMVILCSCSSYFRDLFRSKTSTSEQQVYTFSQVSPTTMSLILDYAYTGLVVVTEENVLELLAGADHFAIKGIVQACCNLLEQQLNYKSCVHIWMLAGSHKCTELRQKAYLYILHHFEEVTEHSEKLLQLSVGQMADLIEKDELNVRQESAVFEAILRWINYAPEERRGHMATLLSKVRLLLMSSKYLVNTVMVNALVMKSPLCRTMVIHTLNTLLKSKTRRPLTRTRLPSAVLLAIGGCMNDAPTNRIHLYNVRADSWVTVNNSREAPRTFHGCVFLNGFVYCVGGYNGFKYLRSVRKLDLVTQTWQNVGSMRLVRCYVSVVALDGCIYAMGGCNKSGRLKTAERYQPDTSQWTLIAPMHEYRSNASATTLHGKVYICGGFNWAEPLSTAECYDPHANQWTLITPMGNGYDSTLAVAYKDQIYVVGGLRENSHTSRVIAYDPQSNQWSMVNHMINPRSSFGIAVLEDQLYVVGGLNDYGTISKVERYDEKTNAWSVVQDMEVPCSDLSCCVVERCPFTAAYLS